TTCTTtggtttcctcttttccttATGCCTGCGAGCTACATATTCAACATCTTTTGTCCATAATATCCACTATCCCCCATTTGCAATTATCCAaaacatctcagccttgcctctctaactttgtctccaaactgagCTGTCCcgctgatgtactcatttctaatcctgtctaTTCTGGTCACTCCCAGTCAAGATTTTCAGCATctccagctccacctcctgtttttctttctttttaccatctccaaaccatagATCTCACTGCaatcttgtaaaccttctctttcactctttcaCCCTGAAACTCATCTCCGTTCACTCCaacctgcctgcactctcttcttcacctctcttgtgcactgtctgttgctttggatgATTGACCCTGGGTCATCTGCCTCCACTACCTCTACTATTTGCATCTTCACTGTTACGCCTGTCTCCCTTTTCACTCACACACCTCTCCAGGGTTTCTTACATATGTACTTGCTCATATTTTTGTTATAATCTAATAGATGTGGGCACAGTGGTCAGTTGTTCCTTACTGATGTAGGTTTTCTTAGTTAAAGTCACCCTAACCATGGTATAGAAACTATTCACATATTCTTTTACTCTATATTTTCAGaacagttttgattttgtttactaTTTACTGTCTTTCAGGTGTTTAAAGGTGATATTGCAATACTCCGAACACAACTTTGACCATGGGGAAGAGGTACTACTGTGACTACTGCGACCGGTCCTTTCAGGACAACATGCATAACAGAAAAAAGCATCTGAATGGTGTTCAGCATCACCGAGCAAAAAAAGCTTGGTTTGACAATTTTAGAGGTGAGAGTAGCAGTTATTTCTGAGACCAGGGTTTTCATATCCATGAAAATCTGTAGTTGAAAAATGATGCATTGCTTTTTCATAATATGTGATTAACTGTGTATGATAACCAGCATTTTCTCTTCACAGACTCTGCAGCTATTCTGAATGATGAGCAAGAAAAGAAGCCCTGCAGGAAGTTTCTCCAAAAAGGTATCAGAATGACCTGTAATTCTCTACTGACAAATACAAGCAATAGCAAAGTTGCTTTATTTAGTGCTACTTATACTAACTCTAGATTACAACACCATGGCCAGCAGTAACAGTGTGAGGAATGTTGGAGCCACTTTGACCAGTGTTTATCTTTTCTCTAGCATATTCTAGGATGTCCTTCTTTCTTCTGAAATACTGAAATAAATTGTTACTTCTAGGCAGGACTATTTGAATTCCTTATTATTCGAAAGGATCCCTGAAAAGTCTTCCAAAAAGTTTCAGTGAGCGTACTAACAGTGCTGTCATCTTCCTCCCACCCTCGACCTGTTGCAGGAGATAGCTTCCCTTCCAATATCTTGGGTGTGACTGTGAAAAAATGGAAGCCAAGATCGTGTTTAAACCTGATAACAAGGCTGTCGGGGGTTTCTCCCaattattatattgtttttactcTACAAAGTAAAGCACTTTGATCATATTTTTGTGAATTGATTTAGTATcagtaaaaatgaatttaaatttggaatttctttctctctgttttttaggAATTTGTGATTTTGGCTCCAACTGCAGGTTTTCTCATATGACAGAAGAAGAGCTATTTAACTTACAAAGACAGGTGGAAGGTAAGCTGTGAACAGAAGATGGTGCTGTTTACCTTGTGATACGCTTTACAGGACCCTGAAGCAAAGCAAGCATCATATACAGATCATTTCAAATGGAAAGATATTTTTctaatcaaagtaaaaacatttacTTGAACTTTTAGCTTTGTATTACAATTGTTAAATATATAATACTGGAGAATACTGTGTTCTCTTTTCAACCTCACTCCCTATAGCAGTGGAAAGCATCTTCTTGTGTGCCCACTAATACCCCGTCTAAGACACATAAATCACTTCAAGAAAACGGTGTCTGTCCCCTGGCTCTATACCAGCGTCCTTGTTTTCTTCCACGTGAAGATCATTAGAGCTCCTTAGCGGTCCTCAAACGCTTAACTGTTTACAGATGCAGCCATCAGGGTAGCCACCAAACTTGGGTTTTTGTAGTTTCAGGATTAATTGTCATTTTGTTGCAATTATATTttcattacaaaaataaaagcttgtgtttgtgcagctATTTGTTAGCTGTAAAGCTGAGCTTTGGTGGTTATGGCTACGACTTGAACCCATTAGTGAAATGCTGGTGGTGACAAGGTTTGGGATGTGGCGTCCTGGTTTTGCCTAGCTGCTTGTAGCTACACCATGTCAGGGAAAGACCCATCATATGtgtcagagatttacagttaacaaacagtcaggtgaataaacaacaatgAGACACTTGTGTAGGTTAACGTGCTGCACGGGTGAAAAGCTCAGAGCAAATCACACCGAACTGCAGTattcgtttatttttataggttacatcgtcaatatgcaaatataatcacatttcctgttacgcaggtcctgatgctgtctgtgtgtctgtgtcacaaAGTATGTGTGTTGCAAGTCAATTTCTAAGAATAATATACTGCGAGTCAACTTCTGCAGATGTGTATTTCTGTACTGATCTCTTGTCAGTGTCACagggtcagcttcctgtttcaacagaaagctgtgtctggtgaaatatgtataacataacatttgaagcataatcaaataaaacaataaaaattccTTAACAATATGTATGCATGTTAAACATGCTTCTCCCGAGCACTGCAGCGCAATGCTAGGCAGAATCCTGGAGTGGCATTTGCGAGGGTCAGTGGCCTCAAAAGCCGGTCCCTAATAATCCGACACTGTGGTGAAGTCCAGTGACAAACCCAGCTTAGCTGGCACTTGCTGGGAGGCATATTCAAGAAGCAAGAGACTGAATTTCCTACGTTCTTCAACCAGCTCCTCAATTCTGAAGAGGAACTTGAAGAAGATAAGGACGATGTTACATCGATCTCCACAGAGATGATAATGAGGAGGATGCTGTTCTCCCTCCTGCCCAGACATGGTGGAATTTGAGCTTCACTATCGGGGAAACTCAGCTCTCTCTGTTATATTCTGGTCTCATTCACGACAGACTCCAGAATATCTATTTCCTACCCAACGGGGTAGTAAGTTTTATTAACAAGTCATGCGACTCAGATTGGTCCTCTGCCGTGTACAATAGCAACATACAGCCTCACCATCCTTACTTGTGTGACACTCTAAAACGTCCGTGCAGCAACACAATCTATTGTGGAACAAAACATCTTGCAAACAATAATTCACATTATTACatcccttctctttttttttttttcttttttttttttttggaaaaaacagaagtccttttgttttgatttgtcctTCTTCTCACTGAGGGTGAAAACAATATGAAACACTCAAAGAATACAAAAGCATTCCACTTATTCAAACATGTACATTTCTGTAAGCTGTAGTGAACATCAATATCCACAGAATACACAACTCTTCCCCtcaaacaataaacaataaatccTCATTATGCAACATAGTCTTTGTACCTAAGTGGTGGAACCACTTTGCGGCCTGACCTTGTCCTGACACCCCCTGTTACCTCGTCAGTCTTGATCTGCCGCTCACGAGTGTCTGAGGGAGCTGTCACTGACCTGGTCAGTGCCCCGGTGTCCGTTATGGCATTTTCCTGATCCACCACGCCTGCATGTCTCAGGTGCCTCCGATTCCTCCTCAGGACACTTCCAGAGTCCAACTGAACCTCATAGGACCTCGGGTCGACAGTCCCAATTACCACTCCCCTGCTCCAAGTGGAATGGCGGTCAAAAGGCTGAACTCTGACACTGTCCCCtagcttcaaagagtccatgtCTCGTGCTGATCGGTCATAGCACAGTTTTTGGCGCTTCTGTTTCCTCTCCAACTCCCGCCGGGCTGGAATGACTTTTGGCCTTAGCAGGCTCGTCCTGGTTGGCAAAAGCGTCTGTGTCCTCCTGCTGAGCAGCCTCTGAGCTGGGCTGGTCTCCAGGCCTTGTGATGGTGTATTGCGATGGTCCAGAATCGCAAGATACGGGTCTTGCCCTGCCAGTTTTGCCTTTAGCAGCAGCCTCTTTGCTGTCTTTACTGCTGATTCTGCCTTCCCGTTACTCTGAGGGTAACCTGGCGAAGATGTTTTATGCTGGAAACCCCACAGTCGACTAAATCTCAGAAACTCACCGGACGTATACTG
This Astatotilapia calliptera chromosome 7, fAstCal1.2, whole genome shotgun sequence DNA region includes the following protein-coding sequences:
- the zmat5 gene encoding zinc finger matrin-type protein 5, translating into MGKRYYCDYCDRSFQDNMHNRKKHLNGVQHHRAKKAWFDNFRDSAAILNDEQEKKPCRKFLQKGICDFGSNCRFSHMTEEELFNLQRQVEDERQHREDSEDRIMPGRSIEEWLSRREKKRAALGSKGDLKTEEDSEESQAENGILQQLLSILDLPPSLQPPPPGGWKINMNTEWG